Below is a genomic region from Candidatus Manganitrophaceae bacterium.
CAATGATGCCTTTTTTTTCAAGAACCCGAACAAGGGCCTCGCCATCGACATATTCCACTGCAAAACTCGCGATATTCGGGAGCCTGTTAAGCCGGTCTCCGGTGACATGAAGTAGCGGAACCCGGCTGAGAAGTCCATCGATCAAGCGGTCACGTAGGCTGAGAAGGCGGGTGGCTTCAGAGGGAATTTTGGTTTTTACCTCTCTCGCCGCGACACCCATGCCGACGATGCCGGCGACATTTTCTGTTCCGGCCCGCCTTCCCCCTTCCTGGATCCCGCCTTCCACGAGAGGAGAGAGTCGGGTTCCGCGCCTCACATAGAGTGCGCCGACTCCTTTGGGTCCATAAAACTGCTGGCTGGAAAATCCGGCGAGGTCAGGGCCCAATTCGTCGACATCAAAAGGGATGACGCCGATGGTGGCGACGGCATCGGTATGGAAGAGGACTCCGGCCTCTTGCGTAATATGAGCGATCTCTTGAATCTCTTGAATGGTACCGATCTCATTGTTTGCATGCATGATTGAAACAAGAAGGGTCTCTTCACGGATGGCAGCGGCGACATCTTCCGGGCGAATACGGCCTGTTTTATCGACGGGGATCCATGTAATCTCAAGCCCTTCGCGTTCTAGATGCTTTAATGGGTGCGCGACGGAAAAATGCTCGATAAGAGAGGTGATGATATGACGTCCTTTTTTCTGGCCTGCGGCAAGGACCCCTTTTATCGCGAGATTGTTTGCCTCGCTTCCAGAGGCGGTGAAGATAATCTCCTGCGCCTCACAACGAATGAGTGTAGCAACCGCTTCTCTGGCATGTTCGACGGCTTCCCGGGGGATCTTTCCCTGTCCATGACGGCTCTGGGGGTTTCCGAAGATCCCCGTCAGGTAAGGAAGCATTGCTTCCCGCGCTTCAGGCAATAGAGGCGTTGCTGCGATATGGTCAAGGTAGATGGTCTTCATCTTGGGGGGAACCACCGATTCGCTTCGGGAAAATATTGATAGCGATTATTTGGACTTCTTCTCAGGAAGACTTCTGGCCGAGCCGGAGGACAAAGAAACTGAATATCACCCATTTTGATGGGTCAAAATTATACCATTTAGGGCCATTGCGGTAGTCTCTTGGGAAATTATGGTGATAATTGTGATACCCCTCCCCGAAGGTGAGAAGGGAAATCCACCAGTTATCCCGGCTGCTGTTCGCGTCTCCGTAGGGTTGTGTCCCCCAGATATGACAAATAGAATTAATAAAAAAGGTTGAGTTGAGGACGAGAAAGACCCTGAAGACACCCGCGAGAAGAAAAGCGGAAAAGGCTCCGATCCACCCGCGATGGAGAAAACCGATCACAAATGGAAGTACAAGTCCGGAGGCAAGAACCGCCAAATAATTCCGATCTTGCCACATGATCCACTTGTCCTTTCTGAGGGCGGTTTTATATTTTTCTCTTCCCCCGGGGTTCTCATTTTTTATGAAGATCCACCCGACATGACTGTGCCAGAATCCCTTTTTCGCGTTGTAGGGGTCTTCATCGGTATCCGTCTTTGCGTGGTGCCTTATATGGTCGGAGCACCACTTCAACGCGGAGTTTTCCAGCGCCCATCCTCCCGCGATGAGAAGCGCAATCTTAACCGGCGCCACACAGGTAAAGCTTCGGTGTGAGAGCAGACGGTGGTATCCGACCGTAATACCCAGACCGGAGACCAAGTACAAGACGCCGAAGAGTATCCAGTCGAGTGAGGAGTAGCCGTAAAAATAGCCAAAAAGGGGAGTGGCAATGAGTGCGAAAATGGCAACCAGAGAAAAAATGGTGATG
It encodes:
- a CDS encoding cysteine desulfurase; translated protein: MKTIYLDHIAATPLLPEAREAMLPYLTGIFGNPQSRHGQGKIPREAVEHAREAVATLIRCEAQEIIFTASGSEANNLAIKGVLAAGQKKGRHIITSLIEHFSVAHPLKHLEREGLEITWIPVDKTGRIRPEDVAAAIREETLLVSIMHANNEIGTIQEIQEIAHITQEAGVLFHTDAVATIGVIPFDVDELGPDLAGFSSQQFYGPKGVGALYVRRGTRLSPLVEGGIQEGGRRAGTENVAGIVGMGVAAREVKTKIPSEATRLLSLRDRLIDGLLSRVPLLHVTGDRLNRLPNIASFAVEYVDGEALVRVLEKKGIIAASGSSCSADALKISPVLTAIGYPGNVAQGGILFSLGTQTSDDDIHAVLSVFPKCVEEMRRVSPIYTIKIEKMALWEPLNKS
- a CDS encoding acyl-CoA desaturase, which translates into the protein MTITIFSLVAIFALIATPLFGYFYGYSSLDWILFGVLYLVSGLGITVGYHRLLSHRSFTCVAPVKIALLIAGGWALENSALKWCSDHIRHHAKTDTDEDPYNAKKGFWHSHVGWIFIKNENPGGREKYKTALRKDKWIMWQDRNYLAVLASGLVLPFVIGFLHRGWIGAFSAFLLAGVFRVFLVLNSTFFINSICHIWGTQPYGDANSSRDNWWISLLTFGEGYHNYHHNFPRDYRNGPKWYNFDPSKWVIFSFFVLRLGQKSS